One window of the Trifolium pratense cultivar HEN17-A07 linkage group LG2, ARS_RC_1.1, whole genome shotgun sequence genome contains the following:
- the LOC123909056 gene encoding SCF E3 ubiquitin ligase complex F-box protein pof2-like: MKRKRKRTSSARNSSSSSQQTVTSYYLPDECWESIFRFIIYEDDENRHYLNSLSLVSKRFLSITNSVLFSFTIGFHTDLNCLFKRFTNLNSLKLDSCDFDQFLIKISCIPMKLTSLYISYYSTIPANVLRAFSQKITTLTSLTCYPKFPNHSLDASGLFLIAECFPLLQELDLSYQYGWKNYSSYVDVVEALSLALIKLRKVNFSGFHINNQSLFHLFNNCKHLEEVILFNCDEITNEGFVFALRERPTLTSLSFSLSYKSAEYRKVFSTSHFINSLVNLKGLTCLVLQSLIITDELLYSIAREVLPLTRLDLQHCTNYSYNGILCLLSNCQGIKYLDLQGAYFLEDEHVVKLSSLLRDLEFINLSWCAKLTKSALFTLTKNCPSLSEIKMESIGSKSVHNSDSFVEFGVRPQLKSLYLGLNSWLSNESIIMFASVFPNLQLLDLWSFKPLNDISEGICEVLRKCSKIRHLKLNGCSRVNLLGLNFVVPNLEVLNLSGTMVNNETLYVISKSCCGLLQLLLYNCKPVTQKGVKYLLENCTKLRKIRVRKIHVSTENKKFFSRHGCHIHYCD; the protein is encoded by the coding sequence ATGAAAAGGAAGAGAAAGAGAACTTCTTCTGCTCgcaattcttcttcttcttcacaacAAACAGTTACATCTTATTATTTACCTGATGAGTGTTGGGAATCTATTTTCAGATTCATCATCTACGAGGACGACGAAAACCGTCACTACTTGAATTCTCTATCTCTCGTCTCCAAACGGTTCCTTTCCATCACCAACAGTGTTCTATTCTCATTCACTATCGGCTTCCACACAGACCTCAATTGCCTCTTCAAAAGATTCACCAACCTTAACTCCCTCAAGCTCGACTCCTGCGACTTTGATCAATTTCTCATCAAAATCTCTTGTATCCCAATGAAACTCACCTCGCTATATATCTCTTACTATTCTACCATTCCCGCAAACGTGTTGCGAGCTTTTTCACAAAAGATTACAACTTTGACCTCTCTCACTTGTTACCCAAAATTCCCAAATCATTCTCTTGATGCCTCTGGTTTATTCCTCATTGCAGAATGTTTTCCTTTGCTCCAAGAACTCGACCTCAGTTATCAATATGGTTGGAAAAATTACAGTAGCTATGTAGATGTAGTAGAGGCTCTTTCACTTGCACTTATCAAACTCCGCAAGGTTAATTTTTCCGGATTTCACATAAACAACCAATCGCTTTTCCACTTGTTCAATAATTGTAAGCATCTTGAAGAGGTCATTTTGTTTAATTGTGATGAAATAACCAATGAAGGATTTGTTTTTGCCCTCCGTGAGAGACCAACATTGACGTCTTTATCGTTTTCCCTTTCCTATAAAAGTGCCGAATACAGGAAAGTGTTTTCTACTTCACATTTTATTAACTCATTGGTGAATTTGAAGGGTTTGACTTGTCTTGTTTTGCAGTCGTTGATTATCACAGATGAACTGCTATATTCTATTGCAAGGGAAGTTCTTCCTTTGACGAGGCTTGACCTCCAACATTGCACTAACTATAGTTATAATGGAATCCTTTGTTTGTTATCCAATTGTCAAGGTATCAAATATTTGGATCTTCAAGGTGCTTATTTTCTGGAAGATGAACATGTTGTCAAACTATCTTCGTTGCTTCGTGATTTGGAGTTTATAAACCTTAGCTGGTGTGCTAAGCTCACAAAATCAGCCTTGTTTACACTCACTAAGAATTGTCCTTCACTTAGTGAGATCAAAATGGAATCTATTGGGAGCAAGAGCGTACATAATTCTGATTCTTTTGTGGAGTTTGGTGTACGCCCTCAATTAAAGTCTCTCTATCTGGGACTAAATTCATGGTTAAGTAATGAAAGCATCATAATGTTCGCTTCCGTTTTTCCCAATTTGCAACTGCTTGATTTGTGGTCTTTCAAACCTTTAAATGACATATCTGAAGGAATTTGTGAAGTTTTAAGGAAATGCTCTAAGATTAGGCATTTGAAATTAAACGGTTGTTCAAGAGTGAACCTACTTGGACTGAACTTTGTTGTTCCGAATCTGGAGGTGTTGAACTTGTCAGGTACAATGGTTAATAATGAAACACTCTATGTGATCTCAAAGAGTTGTTGTGGGCTTTTGCAACTATTACTTTACAATTGTAAACCTGTCACACAGAAGGGAGTGAAATATCTGTTAGAAAACTGCACAAAACTGAGAAAGATTAGGGTGAGGAAGATTCATGTTAGTACCGAAAATAAGAAATTCTTCTCGCGTCATGGATGCCATATTCATTATTGCGACTAA
- the LOC123909763 gene encoding F-box/LRR-repeat protein 2-like, which translates to MQTNITSQQIVAEPLPDDCWESIFRFVINDDDDCNNNNYLNSLSLVSKRFLSIIDRFRFSLIVYHELSCCHLFKRFTNLNSLNLTGNYIDLDNLLIEISSFPLKQLTSLNLSNQYTIPTIGLRTFSQKITTLTSLTCSNICHFNSTYLFLIAECFPLLEELDLSYPSGCRFYTGYPDGIEVLSLALIKLRKVNLSGFPIDNQSLFHLFKNCKYLEEVVIFWCDRYDEITKEGLAFALSERPTLKSLSFSITPSNLEYSGVFVTSHFINSLVSLKGLTCLVLHRLKISDRLLYSIAKEGLPLTRLVLRYCTGHSYDGIFCLLWNSQCLQHLDLHKTDFLNDQHVVELSSFLGDLVSINLTICRKLTYLALFALLKNCPSLSEIKLERIGSAVVENYDSLVEFGVYPQLKSLYLGQNSWLNDESIIMFASVFPNLQMFDLNYCCNISEGICQVLTKCSKIKHLNLAGCSKVKMHQMNFAVPKLEVLNLSDTEVDDESLCVISKNCCGLLQLLLKYCNGVTEKGVKHVVENCTQLREVVVEGSDKYRELFSRFGYPYHFH; encoded by the coding sequence ATGCAAACGAATATAACTTCTCAACAAATCGTTGCAGAACCATTACCCGATGATTGTTGGGAATCTATCTTTAGATTCGTCATCAACGATGACGATGATTGCAACAACAATAACTACTTGAATTCTCTATCTCTTGTCTCCAAACGGTTCCTCTCCATAATTGATCGTTTCCGATTCTCACTTATTGTCTATCATGAATTATCATGTTGTCACCTCTTCAAACGATTTACCAACCTCAATTCCCTCAACCTCACAGGCAACTACATTGACCTCGACAATCTTCTCATCGAAATCTCGAGTTTCCCATTGAAACAACTCACAtcactcaatctctccaaccAATATACCATTCCTACAATTGGGTTGCGAACTTTTTCACAAAAGATTACAACTTTGACCTCTCTCACTTGTTCCAATATTTGTCATTTCAATAGCACTTATCTGTTCCTCATCGCCGAGTGTTTCCCTTTACTTGAAGAACTTGATCTCAGTTACCCCTCAGGTTGCAGATTTTACACCGGCTATCCCGATGGGATAGAGGTTCTTTCACTTGCACTTATTAAACTACGCAAGGTTAATCTTTCTGGATTTCCAATAGACAACCAATCGCTTTTCCACTTGTTCAAAAATTGTAAGTATCTTGAAGAGGTCGTCATATTTTGGTGTGATCGGTATGATGAAATAACCAAGGAAGGACTTGCTTTTGCTCTCAGTGAGAGACCAACATTGAAGTCTTTATCGTTTTCCATTACTCCTTCAAATCTGGAGTATAGTGGAGTGTTCGTTACTTCACATTTTATTAACTCTTTGGTGAGTTTGAAGGGTTTGACTTGTCTTGTTTTGCATCGGTTGAAGATCTCAGATCGGTTGCTCTACTCTATTGCAAAGGAAGGTCTTCCTTTGACGAGGCTTGTCCTACGATATTGCACCGGACATAGTTATGATGGCATCTTTTGTTTGTTATGGAATAGTCAATGTTTACAACATTTGGATCTTCATAAGACTGATTTTCTGAATGATCAACATGTTGTCGAATTGTCTTCTTTTCTTGGTGATTTGGTATCCATAAACCTTACCATTTGCAGGAAGCTCACATATTTAGCTTTGTTTGCACTTCTTAAGAATTGTCCTTCACTTAGTGAGATCAAATTGGAAAGAATTGGGAGTGCTGTTGTAGAGAATTATGATTCTTTGGTGGAGTTTGGTGTATACCCTCAATTAAAGTCTCTCTATTTGGGTCAAAATTCTTGGTTAAATGATGAAAGCATCATAATGTTTGCTTCCGTTTTCCCCAATTTACAAATGTTTGATTTGAATTATTGTTGTAACATATCCGAAGGTATTTGTCAAGTTTTAACAAAATGTTCTAAGATTAAGCATTTGAACTTAGCTGGTTGTTCAAAAGTGAAGATGCATCAAATGAACTTTGCAGTTCCCAAGCTAGAGGTGTTGAACTTGTCAGATACAGAGGTAGATGATGAATCACTCTGTGTAATTTCAAAGAATTGTTGTGGGCTTTTGCAACTATTGCTTAAATATTGTAATGGTGTCACAGAGAAGGGAGTTAAACACGTGGTAGAAAACTGCACACAACTGAGAGAGGTTGTCGTCGAGGGGAGTGACAAATACAGGGAACTTTTCTCGCGTTTTGGTTACCCATACCATTTTCACTAG
- the LOC123908212 gene encoding uncharacterized protein LOC123908212 produces MRVLWEELNSHRPIPHCTCVHPCRCDAMCMARAYREEDQIIQFLTGLNDHFSVVKTQVLLMDPLPTINKVYSLVVQEESNHAMIDPIVPNSDDSNVLVNASDARKPFNRGKSLMNSGKGKGDTRHCTFCDKNGHTVDWCYKKHGNPNIRSNTGVNLVNSDNVDSTTANGNSDLVASSSDANISQEKYDQLVNLLQQANLIASASPTVGPSSNHIHTTSVPATGITSSLDFV; encoded by the coding sequence ATGAGAGTTCTATGGGAGGAATTGAATTCGCACCGTCCCATACCTCACTGTACTTGTGTGCATCCATGCCGTTGCGATGCTATGTGCATGGCACGCGCCTATCGTGAAGAAGATCAAATCATTCAATTCTTAACTGGCCTGAATGATCACTTCTCTGTTGTGAAGACTCAAGTCTTGTTGATGGATCCTTTGCCTACTATTAACAAAGTGTATTCTCTAGTAGTGCAAGAAGAAAGTAATCATGCTATGATTGATCCTATTGTTCCTAATTCTGATGATAGCAATGTCCTTGTGAATGCCTCTGATGCACGAAAGCCATTCAATCGTGGTAAATCACTTATGAACTCTGGAAAAGGTAAAGGTGATACAAGGCATTGCACTTTCTGTGACAAGAATGGCCACACAGTTGATTGGTGCTATAAGAAACATGGCAATCCTAATATTCGATCCAATACTGGTGTGAATTTGGTTAATTCTGATAATGTGGATTCTACTACTGCTAATGGTAACTCTGATTTGGTAGCTTCAAGTTCTGATGCTAATATTTCTCAAGAGAAGTATGATCAACTTGTGAACTTGCTCCAACAAGCTAATTTGATTGCCTCAGCTTCTCCCACTGTTGGCCCTAGCTCAAACCACATTCACACCACCTCTGTCCCTGCAACAGGTATAACCTCCTCTCTTGACTTTGTATAA